Proteins from a genomic interval of Pirellulales bacterium:
- the fabF gene encoding beta-ketoacyl-ACP synthase II, with protein MKRRVVVTGLGAVTSLSCRVDDLWQRICQGESGIHPLTSFDTTQYKVKFGGEVQNWTTDGYISAKDAKRLDRFTQFAMVAGIDAVRDSGLDFSKEDPFRCGVILGTGIGGLNEIETQHARLLEKGPDKVSAFTIPKLMVNAACGQISIEFQLRGPSAAVATACASATNAIGDSYKAIQYGDADVMVTGGTEAALTPMGISGFANMRALSEMNDNPTGASRPFDRERDGFVLSEGAGLLVLEEIEHAKARGARIYAEVLGYGLSADAGHITHPDEHGTGAAKAMSYALADGRVPLSDVTYINAHGTSTPLGDQAETAAMKTVFKEHARDLSISSTKSQLGHLLGASGGVELVLSVLALRHNIIPPTINYHNPDPLCDLDYTPNQPRERKVVTAMSNSFGFGGHNASVIVGHMRNGQH; from the coding sequence ATGAAACGACGCGTAGTCGTAACCGGCCTTGGAGCAGTCACTTCCCTAAGCTGCCGAGTCGACGACCTCTGGCAACGGATTTGTCAGGGCGAAAGCGGGATTCATCCGCTAACTTCGTTCGACACGACTCAATACAAAGTCAAATTCGGCGGCGAAGTCCAGAACTGGACCACGGACGGTTACATATCAGCTAAGGATGCGAAGCGGCTTGACCGCTTTACGCAATTCGCCATGGTCGCCGGCATCGACGCCGTGCGCGACTCGGGTCTCGATTTCTCGAAAGAGGACCCGTTTCGTTGCGGCGTGATCTTGGGGACCGGTATCGGCGGACTGAACGAGATCGAGACGCAGCACGCCCGGCTCTTGGAAAAGGGGCCGGACAAGGTGTCTGCCTTCACCATTCCCAAATTGATGGTGAACGCGGCCTGCGGGCAAATCTCGATCGAGTTCCAATTGCGCGGCCCCAGCGCCGCGGTAGCCACGGCCTGCGCGAGCGCGACCAACGCGATCGGCGATTCGTATAAGGCCATCCAGTACGGCGACGCCGATGTGATGGTGACCGGCGGCACCGAGGCGGCTCTGACGCCGATGGGGATCAGCGGCTTTGCGAATATGCGGGCCCTGTCCGAGATGAACGACAATCCGACAGGGGCCAGCCGGCCGTTCGATCGCGAACGGGACGGATTTGTGCTCAGCGAAGGGGCCGGCTTGTTGGTTCTCGAGGAGATCGAGCACGCCAAAGCCCGCGGCGCCCGGATTTACGCCGAGGTGCTCGGCTACGGCCTGAGCGCTGACGCCGGACACATTACGCATCCCGACGAACATGGCACCGGCGCCGCGAAGGCAATGAGCTATGCGCTGGCCGATGGCCGCGTGCCGCTGTCGGATGTCACGTACATCAATGCTCACGGTACCAGCACACCGCTGGGAGATCAGGCCGAGACGGCCGCCATGAAAACGGTGTTCAAGGAACACGCCCGCGACCTGAGCATCTCGAGCACGAAGAGCCAGCTCGGGCATTTGCTGGGCGCGAGCGGCGGCGTGGAGCTGGTGCTTTCGGTGCTGGCGCTGCGGCACAACATAATTCCGCCGACGATCAACTATCACAATCCCGACCCGCTGTGCGATCTGGATTACACGCCCAACCAGCCGCGCGAGCGGAAGGTGGTGACTGCCATGAGCAACAGCTTCGGCTTTGGCGGGCATAATGCGTCAGTGATCGTGGGGCACATGCGTAACGGCCAGCATTAA
- a CDS encoding acyl carrier protein — protein sequence MASVKERVIDIVAEQLGVSKEQVTPETSFVNDLGADSLDTVELVMELEEEFDINIPDDAAEKIQTVGQAIEYIEKSQSNGHK from the coding sequence GTGGCCTCAGTTAAAGAGCGTGTGATCGACATCGTGGCCGAACAGCTCGGCGTCAGCAAAGAGCAAGTTACGCCCGAGACTTCGTTCGTGAACGATCTTGGTGCGGACAGTCTGGATACCGTGGAATTGGTTATGGAACTCGAGGAAGAGTTCGATATCAACATCCCGGACGATGCTGCGGAAAAAATTCAAACAGTGGGTCAGGCGATCGAGTACATCGAAAAGTCGCAGTCCAACGGACATAAATGA